The window CTGATCATGGCGCACGGGAGCGTGGTGGCCGAGGGCGCGAAGGACCGGGTGAGCGAGGCGTTGCGGTCGTATCTTTGAGCCGTCCCGCTCGTCGCGCTCGGTCGTCGAGGGTCAGACGGATCCGTACATCGCGGCGAACGACGCCGCTTCGCCGCGCAGGAGGATGTCGATCCGCGAGCTCGTGTTCGCGTACGTGTGCAGCTTGCCGTTCCGCACGTCGAGCACGGCGGGCACGTATTCCGGGTGGCCCTCGCAGAGGCCACGCGAGAGGAGCGCGAGGATCACGGCGGTGCGGCGCGGGGTGAGCGGCTCGCTGCGGAAATACAGCTTGATCAGGTGCCTCTTGCCCTGGATGACGAGGCCGAGCTCGGGGTTCACGTCGATCTCGAGCGCTCCGAGCGAGAGGCCCGCGCGCGGCGGCTCGAAGAAGTTCATCGCGCCGTCGGCGAGGAACGAGCGATATCCCGCGATGACCAGCGGATAATGTTTCTGTCGCTTCTCGTCGTCCTGCGCGCGCGTGATCTCGTGCAGCGTGGAGACGGGGAGGCCCGAGCGGTGCATCTCCACGATGGCTTCCCGGATCGGACGATAAAAGTCCGTGCTGAGCTCGTCCTTGCGCTCCTTGTACTCGCGCACGCCGGTGAGCTTCGGCGTCCCGGACTTCAGCACGAAATCGACGAAGTACGTCAGCGAGACCTTGTCCATCGGCTTCTCCCTGGCTCTCGGCGGCGCCCCCGGCCCATTGCCGTCACGCGCCGTCCGTTGTTTCCAGATGATAACACGGAACCTCCGTCCGTCACGGTTTTTCATTTTATGACGTGATGAACAATGTCCGACCGATGCAAGGACGAAAAATGTCCGGTGTACGGGGTGCGGGATTGTCCGCCCTCGGAGCTTGTCGAATGACCCACGCTTCTGGTACACACTCCGGCATGACGTTTCGCGCCTCGCGTTTCTTGGCACCTGCTCTTCTCGCCCTGTCCGTCGTCGCGTGTGGTGGCACGGTATACACCTCGACGAAGACGGCGGAGCCCGTGCTCATCGCGCGCGCGGAGTCTCCCGCCGAGGTGCGCGCGGCCGTGATCCGAGCGATGGCAGGCCGAAAATTTTCGGCCCTCGGCGAAGAGCCGGGGAAGATCTCCGCCCGCCTCGACAAACGCGACATCACCCTCGACGTCGACATCGAGTACTCGGGCACGCAGTACGTCGTGAAATACGTGAGGAGCACCGGCCTCGCGACGAAGCCGGGCCCGAACGGCGAAGTGCTCGTCGATGGGCACTGGTCGGGGTGGGTCCGCGGCCTGAAGTCGCGCATCGGCGAAGAGCTCCTCGTGCCCAAAAAAGAGGCCGCCGAGACGGCGCAACGCGAGCGCGAGTACCAGCTCCTCCTGGAGCAGCACAGGACGGCGCAGGCTCAGGCAAACGCCCAGGCTGCCCAGGCGGCCTCGCAGCCACCACAGGCCCAGCCCGCGCAGGGCCAGGCGCCCGTCGTGATTCAGCCGGTCATCCCGGTTCCGTTGCCCTCACTCCCCGCGGGTGGCGTGAACGTGAGCCGCTCGACGACAAAGGGCAGCCAGACAATCACGTGCTGCATCAACGGCGCGTTTTACGCGTGCCCCAGCCAAGAGGCGTTCAAGAAGTGCATGAGCCTCGGCCCGCACGAGTGCACACGCGACGCGAGCAAGAGCTGCAAGTAACCGCGTCCTGCATGTGTTCGTGACGGGGCCCCGGGCGAACGGCCCATCAGGCTCGCATGGCTTGCCATCGCCGCCGCCCCGGGTGATCCTTGCGCCGCGCCTCATGTCCACGCCTCCTCGCCCGCTCTTCCTGCCTCGACGCGATTTCCTCCTCGGCTCCCTCTCCGCGCTCGCGCTCCCCTCCTGCGCGGGCTCGTGTGGCTCGCCCGGGATCGTGACGCCCGCGTCGGCGCGGCCCCTGCTTCCGTATGGCGTGCAGACCGGTGATCCCACGGCCGCCGGCGTCGTGCTCTGGAGCAAGACGGACCGGCCGGCGCGTATGTTCGTGGAATGGGGGACCGACGAGCGGCTCGGCGACGCGCGAAAGCTCGAGGGCCCGCTCGCCACGGCGGAGGGCGATTTCACGGCCCGCGTGGAGCTCCAGGGCCTGCCGCCCGGGAGGCGTATCCATTATCGTGTGGTCTTCGAGGCGGACGACGCGGGGCGCGCCCGGAGCGAGCCCACCCTCGGATCGCTGCGCGCGCCGCCCGGGCCGGGGGAGGACGTGCGGATCGTGTGGTCGGGCGATACGGCGGGGCAGCATTACGGGATCGACGTGGCCCGCGGCGGGATGAAGACGTATGCCTCGATCGCGAAGGTAATGCCGGATCTGTTCATTCATTCGGGCGACCGGATCTACGCGGACGACCCGCTCGCGGAGTCGATCGATCTCGCGGATGGGTCTGTCTGGAAGAACCTCGTCACGCCGGCGAAGTCGAAGGTCGCCGAGACGCTGGAGGAGTTCCGGGGCAATTTCGCGTACAACTTCCTCGACGAGAACGTGCGGCGCCTGCACGCGGCCGTGCCGACGATCGTGCAATGGGACGATCACGAGGTGCACAACAACTGGTTCCCGGGGCAGGTCCTCGCGGATTCGAGGTACACGGAGCGGCGGGCGTCGGTGCTGGCCACGCGCGCGAAGCAGGCCATGTTCGAGTATGCGCCGATGCGGCAGGGGCCCATTCATCGCTTGCTCTCGTACGGGCCACGCGTGGACGTGTTCGTGCTCGACGCCCGGAGCTTCCGGGGCCCGAATGGGGCGAATCGGGAGGAGAAAGCGCCGGCCGCGGCGCTCGGCGAGGCGCAGACGACGTGGCTCCGGGAGGCGCTCGCGCGGTCGACGGCGACGTGGAAGATCATCGCCTGCGATCAGCCGCTCGCCCTCGTGATTCCGGACGACGCCACGACGCAGGAGGGGTTCGCGAACGGGGAGGGGCCGCCGCTCGGGCGCGAGCTGGAGATCGCCTCGATTCTTTCGTTTCTTCAGGAGCAGAAGATCAAGAACGTCCTGTGGGTCACGGCGGACGTGCATTACGCAGCGGCGCACCATTATCATCCTTCGCGGGCGAAGTTCGCGAGGTTCGATCCCTTCTGGGAGTTCGTCGCCGGGCCGCTCCACGCGATGACGTTCGGGCCCGCGCCGCTCGACGAGACGTTCGGGCCGGAGGTGAAGTTCCAGAACCGAAGGCCCGGGGATCCGCCGGTGGGGCCGGAGGGGGGCAAGCAGTCGTTCGGGATGCTCGCGATCGACGGCAAGAGCGGGCGGCTCCGCGCGTCGCTGCACGACGGAGACGGCAATGAAATGTGGGGCGTCGAGATCGAGGCGGAGGTTTAAAGCGCCTTCCAGCCGAACGTGACCGGGCCCTGCGGCAGGCGCGGCGGGTCGAGGGCGAGGATGTAATCGACGCGGCGGTTCTTCGCCTCGGCGACCTCGTCCCCCGTCTTCACGATCGGGCTGTGCTCGCCGAACCCCTCGTAGGCGACCTGGATCTTCAGGCCGCGGCCGCGGAACCAGGCGGCGATCGCGCGCGCGCGTTTGCGCGAGAGGGTCAGGTTGTGCTCGGGGCTGCCGACGGTGTCGGTGTGGCCCGCGATGAAGAGCGAGATCCCTTTGAGGTCCTTGTGCTTCGTCAAGGCGTCCTTGACCTTGTCGAGGCTCGCCTCGAGCTTCGGCACCTCGCTGTCGCGGATCTTGTCCGAGTCGGTCTCGAAATTGACCTCCTCGTGGTCGATCTTCACGTTCCAGGGCGTGATCGCCACGCCGACGTAGTTGCCCTCCGTGTCGTGACCCCAGACCTCGATCCGCGAGACGGTCTCGGCGCGGATCGGGCTCCAGTCGACCGCGAGCGCCGTGCCAGGCGCCGCGCCGTCGAAGCCCTTCGCCGCGTTCGCCAGGACCTTGCCGGACTCGCCGATGACCTGGAGCTCGACCTTGCACGCAGGCCGCGTGAGCTTGACCTCGAGCCGATGAGCTTCGATGTCGACGCGTGACCGATCCACGCTGATTTCGAGCTTCTTTTTCGGCCCCGCGGCCGCCGCGCCCGCCTTGGGCTCGCAGGAGATGGACGGCGCCTTCGGGGCCTCGGCGAGCTCCGCCGGGGCGGGTTTGTCCTCGGCCGGCGCGGGGGCCGGCGCCTCGGCGGGCTCGGGCTTTGGGGCCTCGTCCGTCGTCGCGGGCGGGGGCGCTTCGGGCGTCGCCTCGGCCGTGGTCTCGGGCGCGGGCGCGTCGGGGTTCGTCTGGGCTCCCGCGCCGCCGCAGCCGCAAACGAGCGCGAGCAAGGCCCAGGGCGCGACCTTGGAGGTTCGGAGGATCGCCATGGAGAACGTCTACCAAAAGCCCGACGGCGACTCCAGGGTTTCGTGGACGCCCTCCGAGGGGTCACTTCGGCCAGCGGACGTCGAGGACCACACGGCGGCCATTGCGGAGGAGCTCGAAGACCGCGGCCCCCTTTTCGCGGGAGGCCGCGTAGCCGCGGAGCGCGCGCTCGGGGCTATCGACGCCGTAGCCATTGACGGAGACGAGGACGTCGCCCGGCTGCACGCCCGCGAGCGCCTCGATCGAGTCGGGGCCGAGCCGCGAGACACGCACGCCGACGGCCCTCCCGCCCTTGTGGACCGGGCTGATGCGCGTGCGGAGGTCGGCGCCGCTGTCGAAGAGGGCCTTGCCGAGGTTCGCGCGCACGAGGAAGATGTCGAGGCCGGCCTCGCGCAGCTTGTGGACGCGCGCGAGCAGGGCGTCGGGATCGTGGACCTCGGGCGAGAGCGCGGCGAGCACGCTCGTGAGGGCCGGGACGCTCTCGTCGTCGAGGGAGATTTTCGCGCGCGGGGTGGGCGGCGCGGGTGGCGTTGCGTCTCGCTTGTGGTGCCGCTTCTTGCGTGGTTTGTCCCGGGGTTTGTCCTGGGGCTTTTCGCGGTGCTCGGCCACGCGCTCGGCCGAGGTGCGCAGCTCGATGAGGCGCCGCGCCGTGTGCACGAAGACGTGCGTACTGAACGCGAGGACGCCCAGGGTGAGCACGACGAGCGTGGGCGGAACCCAGCGCATGAGGGCGTCTTTGACGTGGCGGCGCGAAGCGGGCTTTCGGGCGGCGGCGCGCGCGACGATACGGCAGGCCTCTCGCAGGCAAGGGTCGCAGGCTTCGACGCCCGGGCTCTCGAGGTGGAAGGGTTCTTTGCAGAGCTTGCAGATGTGCGCTTGCTCGACGTGCGGCGCGGAGCAGGTGGGGCAAGCGGGGGTGCGGTAAGGCTCGCTCGACATGGAGGGTCACGTCATCAAGTTCGGTGCCACGTCCAAACGAGCGGGTTTTGCCGTGGGAACACGCGGCCCTGCGCGCCGAGGCCGCGACATTCCGGCGAAAGGGCACGAGTTCGGCTGCCAAAATGGCAACCGTCCGCGAGGCGCGCGGTTTTCCGTTGCAGCAAGAATTCGTCCGATGCGGAGGATGAGGATGAGGAGGACGCGGGCG is drawn from Polyangium spumosum and contains these coding sequences:
- a CDS encoding alkaline phosphatase D family protein — protein: MSTPPRPLFLPRRDFLLGSLSALALPSCAGSCGSPGIVTPASARPLLPYGVQTGDPTAAGVVLWSKTDRPARMFVEWGTDERLGDARKLEGPLATAEGDFTARVELQGLPPGRRIHYRVVFEADDAGRARSEPTLGSLRAPPGPGEDVRIVWSGDTAGQHYGIDVARGGMKTYASIAKVMPDLFIHSGDRIYADDPLAESIDLADGSVWKNLVTPAKSKVAETLEEFRGNFAYNFLDENVRRLHAAVPTIVQWDDHEVHNNWFPGQVLADSRYTERRASVLATRAKQAMFEYAPMRQGPIHRLLSYGPRVDVFVLDARSFRGPNGANREEKAPAAALGEAQTTWLREALARSTATWKIIACDQPLALVIPDDATTQEGFANGEGPPLGRELEIASILSFLQEQKIKNVLWVTADVHYAAAHHYHPSRAKFARFDPFWEFVAGPLHAMTFGPAPLDETFGPEVKFQNRRPGDPPVGPEGGKQSFGMLAIDGKSGRLRASLHDGDGNEMWGVEIEAEV
- a CDS encoding OmpA family protein; translation: MAILRTSKVAPWALLALVCGCGGAGAQTNPDAPAPETTAEATPEAPPPATTDEAPKPEPAEAPAPAPAEDKPAPAELAEAPKAPSISCEPKAGAAAAGPKKKLEISVDRSRVDIEAHRLEVKLTRPACKVELQVIGESGKVLANAAKGFDGAAPGTALAVDWSPIRAETVSRIEVWGHDTEGNYVGVAITPWNVKIDHEEVNFETDSDKIRDSEVPKLEASLDKVKDALTKHKDLKGISLFIAGHTDTVGSPEHNLTLSRKRARAIAAWFRGRGLKIQVAYEGFGEHSPIVKTGDEVAEAKNRRVDYILALDPPRLPQGPVTFGWKAL
- a CDS encoding PDZ domain-containing protein → MSSEPYRTPACPTCSAPHVEQAHICKLCKEPFHLESPGVEACDPCLREACRIVARAAARKPASRRHVKDALMRWVPPTLVVLTLGVLAFSTHVFVHTARRLIELRTSAERVAEHREKPQDKPRDKPRKKRHHKRDATPPAPPTPRAKISLDDESVPALTSVLAALSPEVHDPDALLARVHKLREAGLDIFLVRANLGKALFDSGADLRTRISPVHKGGRAVGVRVSRLGPDSIEALAGVQPGDVLVSVNGYGVDSPERALRGYAASREKGAAVFELLRNGRRVVLDVRWPK